From the Oncorhynchus nerka isolate Pitt River linkage group LG28, Oner_Uvic_2.0, whole genome shotgun sequence genome, one window contains:
- the LOC115112720 gene encoding brorin, with protein MVHSVAMTVEVLFVMLFLTSTQCNPLADLSVSRERLERVLTQAREDKQDKQQASVGALSYSTQQQLEEISFMGLETHRGASNRTSVNRSRPNSSIQKLAGSKGGKASQELWEEQEEGLSRVDEGPTSETNLSLDAIDEYAYPDYRGKGCMDESGFVFAIGEKFTPGPSTCPCLCTDEGPLCAKPECPKVHPRCIRVDTSQCCPECKEKKNYCEFRGKVYTTLQEFKVSPCEKCRCEGSGEVLCTVSACPQTECVDPVYEPDQCCPICKTGPNCYADTQVIPAGREVKIDECSICYCTYEEGTWQIERQATCSKNEC; from the exons ATGGTGCACTCTGTTGCCATGACAGTGGAAGTCCTCTTTGTTATGTTGTTTCTGACCAGTACTCAGTGTAATCCCCTGGCAGACTTGTCAGTGAGCAGGGAACGCTTGGAGCGTGTCCTGACCCAGGCCAGAGAGGACAAACAGGACAAGCAGCAGGCCTCAGTGGGGGCGCTCAGCTATAGCACCCAGCAGCAGCTGGAGGAGATCAGCTTCATGGGCCTGGAGACCCACAGAGGGGCCAGCAACAGAACCTCTGTCAACAGATCCAGGCCAAACTCCAGCATCCAGAAACTTGCTGGATCCAAGGGTGGGAAGGCATCACAAGAGTTGTGGGAAGAGCAAGAGGAGGGCCTGAGCCGAGTAGACGAGGGTCCCACGAGTGAAACAAATCTTTCTCTTGACGCTATCGATGAGTACGCATATCCAGATTACAGGGGGAAGGGCTGCATGGACGAAAGTGGCTTTGTGTTTGCCATTGGGGAGAAGTTTACCCCGGGGCCCTCCACATGCCCTTGCCTCTGCACGGACGAGGGACCCCTGTGTGCCAAACCTGAATGTCCAAAAGTTCACCCTCGCTGCATCCGGGTGGACACCAGCCAGTGCTGTCCAGAGTGCAAGGAGAAGAAGAACTACTGTGAGTTCAGGGGAAAGGTCTACACAACGCTACAAGAGTTTAAG GTGTCTCCGTGTGAGAAGTGTCGCtgtgaggggagtggagaggtgtTGTGCACTGTGTCAGCTTGCCCCCAGACAGAGTGTGTGGACCCAGTGTATGAGCCTGATCAGTGCTGCCCCATCTGTAAGACCG GGCCAAACTGTTATGCAGACACACAAGTGATCCCAGCTGGACGTGAGGTGAAGATTGATGAGTGTTCAATCTGTTACTGCACGTATGAGGAGGGCACGTGGCAGATTGAGCGTCAGGCCACCTGCAGCAAGAATGAATGCTAG